The following coding sequences lie in one Candidatus Nealsonbacteria bacterium genomic window:
- a CDS encoding permease-like cell division protein FtsX, whose product MFVSLKRTIKAGWINFRRNTSLSIVGVFVISLTILLTISIFAVRDFGQVIINDVQDKMSISLYFKENVDEVTVLETKDAIDGLDDVTEIRYISQSQALEDFIQRYKDNPVIMAGVAEIGDSFLRPTLVIKSDTLEGYDNIVAFLEDSPSRIFFDEIDYARRRAVIENIFAIIDIITKIGVVLAITMGLIAMLIVISTVKLAAYGMKEEIEVLRLVGVSRRFILSSFIIQGLIIGLSATILSFAIVFGSGLFFGDKLSIFIPGLDLMSYLRENFAIIILIQFGVGILLGTLSSLITTRKYLKV is encoded by the coding sequence ATGTTTGTTTCATTAAAAAGAACTATTAAGGCAGGATGGATCAATTTTCGTCGCAATACTAGTCTTTCGATAGTAGGAGTTTTTGTTATATCTCTGACCATACTTTTGACTATTTCAATTTTTGCCGTAAGAGATTTCGGGCAGGTAATAATTAATGATGTTCAGGATAAAATGAGTATCAGCCTTTACTTCAAAGAAAATGTTGATGAAGTTACTGTTTTAGAGACAAAAGATGCAATTGATGGGCTCGATGATGTTACAGAAATCAGATACATTTCTCAATCTCAGGCTTTAGAAGATTTTATTCAAAGATATAAGGATAATCCAGTCATTATGGCTGGTGTGGCTGAAATTGGTGATTCGTTTCTTAGGCCAACTTTAGTTATTAAGTCTGATACTTTGGAGGGGTATGATAATATTGTAGCTTTTCTAGAAGATAGCCCTTCAAGAATATTTTTTGATGAAATAGACTATGCTAGACGGAGAGCAGTTATTGAAAATATTTTTGCCATCATTGATATTATTACTAAGATTGGTGTTGTTCTAGCCATAACAATGGGGTTAATTGCAATGCTTATCGTTATTAGTACTGTTAAATTAGCAGCCTATGGGATGAAAGAGGAGATTGAAGTATTGAGATTAGTAGGTGTTTCAAGAAGATTTATATTATCATCATTTATTATTCAAGGATTAATTATTGGTCTTTCTGCTACAATTCTCTCTTTTGCAATTGTTTTTGGCTCAGGATTATTCTTTGGAGATAAGCTAAGCATTTTTATTCCCGGGTTAGATCTAATGAGCTATCTTAGAGAAAATTTTGCAATTATTATCTTGATACAATTTGGTGTGGGTATTCTCTTGGGAACATTATCCAGCCTAATTACAACAAGAAAGTATTTAAAGGTGTAA